The Leptospira paudalimensis region TTCGTGACTTTCGTGGTGTTAGCCCGAAGGGATTTGATGGCAGAGGGAATTATAACCTTTCTGTTAGAGAACAGATCATTTTCCCAGAGATCCAATTTGATAAAATCAATACGATCTATGGAATCAATATCACTTTCGTAACGAACACGGAAGTGGACAAAGAAGCGTTCGAATTATTCCAAGCCTTCGGTATGCCTTACCGAGCGGCAGGTAAGTAGGAGATTACTCATGGCGAAAAAATCAATGATGGAACGCCACGCCAAAGAGCAAAAATTCAAAGTGAGAGAGTACAATCGTTGCCCTCTTTGTGGTCGATCACGCGCTTATTTGCGCCGCTTTGATATGTGTCGTCTTTGCTTCCGGGACCTTGCTAGCAAGGCTCAGATCCCCGGTGTGAAAAAGTCCTCCTGGTAATTAGGTTAAGGTAAGATATGAGTCTTTCAGATCCAATCGCAGATATGCTAACAAGAATTAGAAACGCACAACAAGCTAAACATGAGCTTTGTGTGATTCCTGGTAGCAAAATCAAAAAGTCCATCCTAGATCTTCTCAAAGAAGAAGGTTTTGTAGATGATGTCCAAACTGTAAAAAATGGAAGTTTTGATGACTTCCAAGTAAAATTGAAATACGACACAGAGAAAAAACCTGTGATCCGTATGATTGAACGTGTTTCCACACCAGGACGACGGGTATATATCCAGTCTGGTGAAATCCGTCCTTTCCGAAATAACATCGGAACACTCATCCTTTCGACTTCGAAAGGTGTGATGACGGGAAAACGCGCTCGTAAACTCAGAGTAGGAGGGGAAGT contains the following coding sequences:
- a CDS encoding type Z 30S ribosomal protein S14 produces the protein MAKKSMMERHAKEQKFKVREYNRCPLCGRSRAYLRRFDMCRLCFRDLASKAQIPGVKKSSW
- the rpsH gene encoding 30S ribosomal protein S8, which produces MSLSDPIADMLTRIRNAQQAKHELCVIPGSKIKKSILDLLKEEGFVDDVQTVKNGSFDDFQVKLKYDTEKKPVIRMIERVSTPGRRVYIQSGEIRPFRNNIGTLILSTSKGVMTGKRARKLRVGGEVLCKVF